In a genomic window of Callithrix jacchus isolate 240 chromosome 22, calJac240_pri, whole genome shotgun sequence:
- the USP29 gene encoding ubiquitin carboxyl-terminal hydrolase 29: MISLKVRGFIQIWSRQTGMTKSKEALIETVQRKKETKLVVTFKSGKLTRIFQLSNNIRSVVLIRRKKRKSHLRLTLKNNVFLFIDKLSYKDAKQLNTFLDIIHQNKFQQPTKPDDDWSVLESRDVPKEIDRTSFYICYKPGYGKGGKTPFPQKMPLFMSKSPACVKKGLVESQGGKRKDTLSSDLDMNEHILKEHNLGSNEKYKTDPLKYTQSYGNDPSSLEDSEKGRSLEPGPPFNSSGNPDLDETLLAIQTLEAEHGLTFPLEPEHSRDDPRCHEAQVPPDPLSEQPQQGFPNLGNTCYMNAILQSLFAIPSFADDLLTQDVPWEYIPFEALLMTLTQLLALKDFCSTEIKKELLGNVKKVISAVAEIFSGDLQNDAHEFLGQCLDQLKEDMENLNAILKTGRGRGDGNSSPQLHVAHAATRVFVCPVVANFEFELQLSIICKACGHAVLKVEPNNYLSINLHQETKALPTSIQDSLDLFFREEELEYNCEMCKRKSCVAMHTLSRLSRVLIVHLKRYSFNDAWLLAKNNEQVYIPKYLSLSSYCYEGTKQPLPLSSNAPLGKGEVLDVSREMVSESTSPLTASMKLTSESSDSLVLPMEPDKNSDLQRFQRGCGEASQEHRQRDLENGSTLESKLVNFGDTASGEKKCPVADSLMDQGDLSLPVICEDGGEPISSPDTRLLDFHLQEMPQHPDLEKCENTNTFVELHFDSVTESTDSSYECKENRIPEGSPRMSEQLQQCIEKSIIEELLQQAPPPGVRKPDAQEHTEETLSLPTEARLQKADLNHLGAFGSDNPGDKDILDTENARDKVQELTRNTKVGDPLQAYRLISVVSHIGSSPNSGHYISDAYDFQKQAWFTYNDLCVSEISETEMQEARLHSGYIFFYMHSGIFEELLRKAENSRLLSAQAEVIPQGQ, from the coding sequence ATGATATCTCTAAAAGTGCGTGGGTTCATCCAAATTTGGAGCCGGCAGACTGGGATGACTAAGTCGAAAGAAGCTCTCATTGAAACCgtgcaaaggaaaaaggaaactaaACTGGTGGTCACCTTCAAGTCTGGAAAACTCACAAGAATTTTTCAGCTGAGTAATAACATTAGAAGTGTGGTCCTCATCCGtcgtaaaaaaaggaaaagtcaccTGCGTTTAACTCTGAAAAACAACGTGTTCCTGTTTATTGACAAATTATCCTACAAAGACGCTAAACAGTTGAATACGTTCCTGGACATAATCCATCAAAACAAATTTCAACAACCCACGAAACCTGACGACGACTGGAGCGTGTTGGAAAGTAGGGACGTGCCGAAGGAGATTGACAGAacttcattttacatttgttaCAAGCCAGGTTATGGAAAAGGAGGCAAGACACCTTTCCCTCAGAAGATGCCTTTGTTTATGTCAAAATCACCAGCATGTGTGAAAAAGGGATTAGTAGAAAGTCAAGGTGGGAAGAGGAAAGACACACTGTCATCTGACCTAGACATGAACGAGCACATTCTGAAGGAACATAACCTTGGATCAAATGAGAAATATAAGACAGATCCCTTGAAGTATACACAAAGCTATGGGAATGATCCATCGAGTTTAGAGGACTCGGAAAAAGGGAGAAGTTTGGAACCTGGGCCTCCATTCAACTCCAGTGGAAATCCTGACCTAGATGAGACTCTTCTTGCAATCCAGACTCTCGAGGCTGAACATGGTTTGACATTTCCATTAGAACCCGAGCACAGCCGGGATGACCCAAGATGCCACGAAGCCCAGGTGCCTCCTGACCCTCTCTCAGAGCAACCGCAGCAAGGCTTCCCCAACCTGGGAAACACCTGTTACATGAACGCAATTTTACAGTCGCTGTTTGCGATTCCGTCTTTCGCTGATGACTTACTCACTCAAGATGTCCCGTGGGAATATATTCCCTTTGAGGCTCTTCTTATGACCTTGACCCAGCTGCTTGCTTTGAAAGATTTCTGCAGTACGGAGATCAAGAAAGAATTACTTGGGAACGTGAAAAAAGTCATTTCGGCCGTCGCAGAAATATTTTCTGGCGACCTGCAGAATGACGCTCATGAGTTCTTAGGTCAATGTTTAGACCAGCTGAAAGAGGACATGGAGAACTTAAACGCCATTCTGAAGACCGGGAGAGGCCGTGGGGACGGAAACTCCTCTCCGCAACTGCATGTTGCTCACGCTGCCACCAGAGTCTTTGTTTGTCCCGTTGTTGCTAATTTTGAGTTTGAATTGCAACTCTCCATTATCTGCAAAGCCTGTGGTCATGCTGTTCTCAAGGTAGAACCTAATAATTACCTCTCCATCAACCTGCACCAAGAGACAAAAGCGCTTCCTACGTCCATTCAGGATTCTTTAGATCTTTTCTTCAGAGAAGAAGAGCTTGAATATAACTGTGAGATGTGTAAGCGCAAGAGTTGTGTTGCGATGCACACGCTCAGCCGGCTCTCCAGGGTCCTCATCGTTCATCTGAAGCGCTACAGCTTCAACGACGCTTGGTTGCTGGCGAAGAATAATGAGCAAGTTTATATCCCCAAATATTTAAGCTTATCTTCTTACTGCTACGAGGGCACCAAACAACCTCTTCCCTTGAGCAGTAACGCACCTTTGGGGAAAGGCGAAGTCCTGGACGTCTCTCGGGAGATGGTCTCTGAGAGCACCAGCCCATTAACAGCATCAATGAAGCTCACCTCGGAATCCAGTGACTCCCTGGTTCTACCCATGGAACCAGACAAGAATTCTGACCTTCAAAGATTCCAGAGAGGCTGTGGGGAAGCCAGCCAAGAGCACCGTCAGAGAGACCTGGAAAATGGCTCCACGCTAGAGTCAAAATTGGTCAACTTTGGAGATACGGCATCCGGTGAAAAGAAGTGTCCAGTGGCTGACTCACTGATGGATCAGGGAGACCTTTCTCTTCCTGTGATCTGTGAAGATGGCGGTGAGCCAATCAGCAGCCCGGACACAAGGCTTCTCGACTTCCACCTTCAAGAGATGCCTCAACATCCAGACCTTGAGAAGTGTGAGAACACCAACACATTTGTAGAGTTACATTTTGACAGCGTCACTGAGTCTACCGATAGCTCTTATGAGTGTAAGGAAAACAGGATTCCAGAAGGATCTCCAAGGATGTCTGAACAGCTCCAGCAGTGTATCGAGAAGAGCATCATAGAGGAACTTCTTCAGCAGGCACCACCTCCAGGTGTTCGGAAGCCAGATGCCCAGGAACATACAGAGGAGACCCTCAGTCTACCTACAGAAGCCAGACTTCAGAAGGCTGACCTGAATCACCTGGGGGCATTTGGTTCTGATAACCCAGGAGACAAAGACATTTTAGATACAGAGAACGCAAGAGACAAAGTCCAGGAACTGACGAGGAACACGAAGGTGGGGGATCCCCTCCAGGCCTACAGACTCATCAGTGTTGTCAGCCATATTGGGAGCTCCCCAAATTCAGGCCATTACATCAGCGATGCATATGACTTTCAGAAGCAGGCCTGGTTCACGTACAATGATCTGTGTGTATCAGAAATCTCAGAGACCGAAATGCAGGAGGCGAGGCTCCACTCTGGATATATCTTCTTTTACATGCACAGTGGGATTTTTGAGGAGCTGCTAAGAAAGGCAGAGAACTCTCGGCTGCTTAGCGCGCAGGCAGAGGTGATTCCTCAGGGGCAGTAA
- the ZIM3 gene encoding zinc finger imprinted 3 — protein MEEQVGAFLSGVCLPKTLLTGEEQEMKNSQSRANYGHDSSLVQQKRVSISPAAGRVTFEDVTVSFTKGEWQQLNPEQRELYRDVMLENYGNLVSVAGLEETSKPSVILRLEEGKEPWSEEEVLRGGRPEKNWDIGGQIWNPQDVKESLSREVPSINKRTLTTQKGTERVKSKRILRPSIDDVSSGLRVLECGPLERHLNCDFNLKSYVQNNSHKDSGHRKLVGDNPSRFVGEQLKCNARRKLLGSKSRLQSHLGMHGSQKSFPCPNCGRAFQEKWKLNKHQKTHAEERPYKCEKCGNAYKQKSNLFQHQKIHTKEKPYKCKTCGKAFSWKSSCINHEKIHNAKRSYPCNECEKSFRQNSALIQHKKVHSGEKLFQCEDCGKAFIYKSDVVKHQRTHTGEKPYKCSICEKAFSQKSNAMDHERIHTGKRAYACELCGNTFIQRKNLIQHTKIHTGEKSYECNSCGKAFLQKSNLHTHQKTHSGERAYSCSECGKTFIRKLSLSLHKKTHTGQKPYQCAECGKAFADKSYLVKHQKRIHSR, from the exons ATGGAGGAACAAGTCGGGGCTTTTCTGAGTGGT GTCTGCCTTCCCAAGACTTTACTGACTGgtgaagaacaggaaatgaagaaTTCCCAG agtagAGCAAATTATGGACATGATTCGAGCTTGGTTCAGCAGAAACGAGTTTCCATATCCCCAGCCGCAGGAAGAGTGACCTTCGAGGATGTCACCGTGAGCTTCACCAAGGGAGAGTGGCAGCAGCTGAACCCCGAGCAGAGGGAGTTGTACAGGGATGTGATGCTGGAGAATTACGGCAACCTCGTCTCCGTGG CAGGACTAGAGGAAACCAGTAAACCCAGCGTGATCTTGAGgttggaagaaggaaaggagccGTGGTCAGAAGAGGAAGTGCTGAGAGGTGGCCGTCCAG AAAAAAACTGGGACATTGGAGGGCAGATTTGGAACCCCCAGGATGTGAAAGAGAGTCTTTCAAGAGAAGTCCCGTCAATCAATAAGAGAACGCTGACTACCCAGAAAGGCACAGAACGTGTCAAATCTAAGAGAATACTTCGACCGAGCATAGACGATGTTTCTTCCGGACTTAGAGTCCTCGAATGTGGCCCACTTGAAAGGCATTTGAACTGCGATTTCAATTTGAAAAGCTATGTACAAAATAATTCTCATAAAGATAGTGGACACAGAAAATTAGTTGGTGATAATCCATCCAGATTTGTAGGAGAACAGCTTAAATGTAATGCACGTAGAAAGTTATTGGGTTCAAAGTCACGCCTTCAGAGTCACCTGGGGATGCATGGCAGTCAGAAATCCTTTCCATGCCCTAACTgtggaagagcattccaggagaAGTGGAAGCTGAATAAACATCAGAAAACTCATGCAGAGGAGAGGCCTTATAAATGCGAGAAATGTGGAAACGCCTACAAGCAGAAGTCAAATCTCTTTCAGCATCAGAAAATTCATACTAAAGAGAAGCCCTACAAATGTAAGACCTGTGGAAAAGCCTTTTCCTGGAAATCATCCTGCATTAATCACGAGAAAATTCATAATGCCAAGAGATCCTATCCATGTAATGAATGTGAGAAATCCTTCAGGCAGAACTCAGCCCTCATTCAACATAAAAAAGTTCACAGTGGAGAAAAACTCTTTCAATGTGAGGACTGTGGAAAGGCTTTTATTTACAAGTCAGATGTCGTGAAACACCAGAGAACACACACgggagagaaaccctataaatgcAGCATATGTGAGAAGGCCTTTTCCCAGAAATCAAATGCCATGGATCACGAGAGGATTCACACTGGGAAGAGAGCTTATGCGTGTGAGCTATGTGGAAATACCTTTATCCAGAGGAAAAACCTCattcaacacacaaaaatccatACTGGGGAAAAATCCTATGAATGTAATAGTTGTGGAAAAGCCTTCCTTCAGAAGTCAAATCTTCATACCCATCAGAAAACTCACAGCGGAGAGAGGGCCTACAGTTGCAGTGAATGTGGAAAAACTTTCATCCGGAAACTAAGCCTCAGTTTGCATAAAAAAACCCATACTGGGCAAAAGCCTTATCAATGTGctgaatgtggaaaagccttcGCTGACAAGTCGTACCTTGTTAAGCACCAGAAAAGGATTCACTCCAGATAG
- the DUXA gene encoding LOW QUALITY PROTEIN: double homeobox protein A (The sequence of the model RefSeq protein was modified relative to this genomic sequence to represent the inferred CDS: inserted 1 base in 1 codon) — translation MVGTSHRRRRTKFTEDQLKILINTFNQKPYPGYATKQKLALEISTEESRIQIWFQNRRARCGFQKRPGPETSESSQSHGQDQPDRKFQSREARRCRTVYSASQLCTLIEAFMKNPYPGIDYRERLAKEIGIPESRVQIWFQNRRSRFHLQRKRELVSLEPEDQGKLXEGLQGAEDTQNGTDFPSDSHSSRARTW, via the exons ATGGTAGGAACAAGTCACAGGCGCAGGCGCACCAAATTCACAGAAGATCAATTGAAAATCCTCATCAATACCTTCAATCAAAAGCCTTACCCGGGTTACGCCACCAAACAAAAACTTGCTTTAGAAATCAGCACAGAAGAGTCCAGAATCCAG ATTTGGTTTCAGAATCGAAGAGCTAGGTGTGGATTCCAGAAAAGACCAGGACCTGAGACTTCAGAATCAAGCCAGAGCCATGGGCAAGACCAACCTGATAGGAAGTTTCAAA GTAGAGAAGCCAGACGGTGTCGTACCGTCTACAGCGCCTCTCAATTATGCACGCTCATCGAggcatttatgaaaaacccataccctgggattgattacagggaACGGCTTGCCAAGGAAATCGGTATTCCAGAGTCAAGAGTCCAA ATTTGGTTCCAGAATCGAAGATCTAGATTTCATCTCCAGAGAAAAAGGGAACTTGTGTCCTTAGAACCAGAAGACCAGGGCAAGC TTGAGGGACTGCAAG GTGCAGAAGATACACAAAACGGCACCGACTTCCCCAGCGACTCTCATTCCTCTAGAGCCAGAACGTGGTGA